A region of Shewanella psychromarinicola DNA encodes the following proteins:
- a CDS encoding heme biosynthesis HemY N-terminal domain-containing protein yields the protein MIKTLVYVVLILIGLCLSPLIVGQSGYVYIAIGDYQVETSLVVGVIGLIVFYFALQLLEWLIVLLLNIVLSSRYLPEEWRRKAAKKHTLIGALALAEEDWPAAERAMAKGAEKGEIPVLNLFAAARAAHYQGDITARDHYLTQAEVHPIAKTAVYTSRTRYLIKQGEFVKARAILDTLSPTSKSSAPVLKLAQELYLQQQDWQALKLLLPILKKRQLLAETEWSQLNTKTNNILMLNAAKTSEAELNKCWHWLNKSERKQDELILAYAHGLIQYGHKEQAIKLIHKQVNASPSAALFSAIPDLISAQDQDIRKLLGRLETSHENDADYQMCLAKLAIQSRDTKQAKIHWQNVCRIAPTHQSWLALAQAQEQLGENSTAAHSYRNAANIM from the coding sequence ATGATTAAGACGCTAGTTTATGTGGTGCTCATTTTAATTGGACTGTGTCTCAGTCCACTTATTGTTGGGCAAAGTGGTTACGTGTATATCGCGATTGGCGACTACCAAGTCGAAACCAGTTTAGTAGTAGGAGTGATTGGATTAATTGTATTTTATTTTGCGCTGCAATTACTCGAGTGGTTAATCGTCCTTCTATTAAATATCGTACTAAGCAGCCGATATCTTCCAGAAGAATGGCGAAGAAAAGCGGCTAAAAAACATACTTTAATCGGCGCTTTAGCACTGGCAGAAGAAGATTGGCCAGCGGCAGAACGAGCCATGGCTAAAGGTGCTGAAAAAGGTGAAATTCCAGTATTAAACTTATTTGCAGCGGCCAGAGCAGCACACTATCAAGGTGATATCACCGCGCGGGATCATTATTTAACTCAAGCAGAGGTCCACCCTATCGCAAAAACGGCGGTATATACTTCGCGTACTCGTTATTTAATCAAGCAGGGTGAATTCGTTAAAGCCCGTGCAATACTAGATACACTCAGCCCCACAAGTAAAAGCAGTGCCCCAGTGTTGAAACTGGCTCAAGAATTATATCTACAGCAACAGGATTGGCAGGCATTAAAGTTGCTGTTACCTATTTTGAAAAAGCGCCAATTGTTAGCTGAAACGGAGTGGAGTCAATTAAACACTAAAACGAACAATATTTTAATGTTGAATGCAGCAAAAACCTCTGAAGCAGAGTTGAATAAATGTTGGCATTGGTTAAATAAGTCAGAACGTAAACAAGATGAATTAATATTAGCTTATGCTCATGGCCTTATTCAGTATGGTCACAAAGAACAAGCGATAAAGTTAATTCATAAACAAGTTAACGCTTCGCCATCGGCGGCTTTATTTTCGGCAATACCAGATTTAATTAGTGCACAAGATCAAGATATACGAAAATTACTCGGCCGATTAGAAACCTCTCATGAAAATGATGCTGACTATCAAATGTGCCTAGCAAAACTTGCCATTCAAAGTCGTGACACTAAACAAGCCAAAATTCATTGGCAAAACGTATGTCGCATAGCACCCACTCATCAATCATGGCTCGCGTTGGCGCAAGCACAAGAACAGTTGGGTGAAAACTCTACTGCGGCCCATAGCTATCGCAACGCGGCTAATATCATGTAA